A portion of the Lolium rigidum isolate FL_2022 chromosome 1, APGP_CSIRO_Lrig_0.1, whole genome shotgun sequence genome contains these proteins:
- the LOC124686997 gene encoding putative phospholipid-transporting ATPase 9, with amino-acid sequence MARGRRTLEKLKLSALYSFALCAKGSTEDQSKIGTAGFSRVVYVNDPDRHEAEGFRYPRNEVSTTKYSLVTFLPKSLFEQFRRVANFYFLVSGALTLTKLAPYSAVSALLPLFFVITATMVKEGVEDWRRKQQDHELNNRIVKVHRGNGSFEETKWKYIKIGDVIKVEKDNFFPADLILLSSNYPDGICYVETMNLDGETNLKIKQALEVTLDLQEDASFGNLKPIIKCEDPNANLYSFVGIVEWKGMQHPLSPQQLLLRDSKLRNTDYIYGAVIFTGHDTKVMQNATEPPSKRSKIEKKMDKIIYVLMFCLLAIATLGSVFFGIWTKDDLKNGKPKRWYLRPDDSTVFYDPKRPALASFFHLLTALMLYNYFIPISLYISIEMVKILQALFINRDIEMYHEESDKPTHARTSNLNEELGQVDTILSDKTGTLTCNMMEFIKCSIAGTAYGQSVTEVEKAMALRKGVLLDDEIEPGGHKEKQIDESPHVKGFNLKDPRIMDGNWIHEPNKDVIRDFFRLLAICHTCIPEVDETDKVSYEAESPDEAAFVIAARELGFEFYKRAQTSIVIRERDPNQHAVDYQYRQAKFFCFLIGHFLLYKFDPLAFSCRKYQLLNVLEFSSSRKRMSVIVKEPEGKILLFSKGADSVMFRRLAPAGRKFEEETKRHINEYSDSGLRTLVLAYRVLDQEEYEKFAAKFNTAKISGSADRDEKIEEAADSIEQDLLLLGATAVEDKLQKGVPECIDKLAHAGIKIWVLTGDKMETAINIGFACSLLRQGMTQIIITLEAPDIIALEKNGDKYSIAKASKQSVMDQIEDGIKQVPTSSQSSTESFALIIDGKSLTYALEDDVKFKFLDLALNCASVICCRSSPKQKALVTRLVKRSNKVTLAIGDGANDVGMLQEADIGVGISGVEGMQAVMASDIAIAQFRFLERLLLVHGHWCYRRISVMICYFFYKNVTFGVTIFLYEAFASFSGKPAYNDWFLSLYNVFFTSLPVIALGVFDQDVSSRLCLQYPELYQEGVQNVLFSWRRILGWMLNGVINAVLIFFFCTTALKDQAFRQDGQVAGLDALGAVMYTCVVWVVNCQMALSVNYFTIIQHIFIWGSIAVWYLFLLAYGAVDPKYSTTAYMVFIEQLAPSLSYWLVTLLVVLATLIPYFCYAAIQIRFFPMFHNKIQWKRYLGKAEDPEVARQLSSRQQSSSHPRMVGISVRRDGKAMEVDKGS; translated from the exons ATGGCACGGGGAAGGAGGACGctggagaagctgaagctgagtgCATTGTACAGCTTTGCGCTCTGCGCCAAGGGCTCCACCGAGGACCAGTCCAAGATCGGGACGGCGGGCTTCTCCCGGGTCGTTTACGTCAACGATCCCGACAGGCATGAAGCAGAGGGCTTCAGGTACCCGCGCAACGAGGTCTCGACGACAAAGTACTCGCTGGTCACCTTCCTGCCCAAGTCCCTCTTTGAGCAGTTCCGGAGGGTCGCCAATTTCTACTTCCTTGTCTCGGGCGCCCTTACGCTGACCAAGCTCGCGCCCTACTCGGCGGTCAGCGCGCTTCTGCCGTTGTTCTTCGTGATTACGGCGACCATGGTGAAGGAAGGGGTCGAGGATTGGAGGAGGAAACAACAA GATCATGAGCTCAACAATCGAATAGTAAAAGTGCATAGAGGGAATGGCAGTTTTGAGGAGACAAAGTGGAAGTATATCAAAATTGGAGATGTAATAAAGGTGGAGAAGGATAATTTCTTTCCCGCTGACTTGATTCTGCTTTCATCTAACTATCCAGATGGAATCTGCTATGTAGAGACTATGAACCTTGATGGTGAGACAAATTTGAAAATCAAACAAGCTCTTGAGGTGACATTAGATTTACAAGAGGATGCTAGTTTTGGAAACCTCAAACCAATAATCAAGTGCGAAGATCCAAATGCGAATCTTTACTCTTTTGTTGGTATCGTTGAATGGAAGGGCATGCAGCATCCTTTGTCACCCCAACAACTTCTTCTTCGGGACTCAAAGCTGCGGAATACTGATTACATATATGGGGCTGTCATCTTCACAGGTCATGATACAAAAGTAATGCAAAATGCAACTGAACCACCATCTAAAAGAAGCAAGATTGAGAAGAAAATGGATAAAATCATCTACGTGCTAATGTTTTGTCTACTCGCAATTGCAACACTTGGTTCAGTCTTTTTCGGTATATGGACCAAAGATGATTTAAAGAATGGTAAGCCGAAACGGTGGTATCTTCGGCCAGATGATTCAACTGTCTTCTATGATCCAAAACGACCAGCTCTGGCATCCTTCTTTCATTTGTTGACAGCCTTGATGTTGTACAACTACTTTATCCCAATTTCTTTGTACATATCCATTGAGATGGTCAAGATCTTACAGGCTCTATTCATCAACCGGGACATTGAAATGTATCATGAAGAATCAGATAAGCCAACTCATGCTCGTACCTCGAATCTAAATGAGGAACTAGGTCAAGTTGACACAATTCTCTCTGATAAGACTGGTACATTGACCTGCAACATGATGGAGTTTATCAAATGTTCGATTGCTGGCACTGCCTATGGTCAGTCTGTCACAGAAGTTGAGAAAGCTATGGCTCTAAGGAAAGGGGTGCTGTTAGATGATGAGATAGAACCTGGAGGGCACAAGGAGAAACAGATAGATGAAAGCCCTCATGTTAAAGGTTTTAATTTGAAGGATCCACGTATtatggatggaaattggattcatGAGCCTAACAAAGATGTTATAAGAGATTTTTTCCGTCTGCTAGCCATCTGTCATACATGCATACCTGAAGTAGATGAAACTGATAAGGTTTCATATGAAGCTGAGTCCCCAGATGAAGCTGCATTTGTCATTGCTGCAAGAGAATTAGGGTTTGAGTTTTACAAGAGGGCACAAACAAGTATAGTTATTCGTGAACGGGATCCTAACCAACATGCCGTAGATTATCAATATAGGCAAGCCAAATTTTTTTGTTTCCTTATAGGGCACTTCTTATTATATAAATTTGACCCTTTAGCATTCTCTTGCAGAAAATATCAGCTCCTAAATGTCTTGGAATTCAGCAGCTCACGGAAACGGATGTCTGTGATAGTAAAGGAACCAGAGGGAAAGATATTACTGTTTAGCAAGGGTGCTGATAG TGTGATGTTCAGAAGACTTGCACCAGCTGGAAGAAAATTTGAGGAAGAGACTAAAAGGCACATAAATGAGTATTCTGATTCTGGTTTAAGAACCTTAGTTCTTGCATACCGTGTTTTGGATCAGGAAGAGTACGAGAAATTTGCTGCAAAATTCAACACTGCCAAAATATCTGGAAGTGCCGACAGAGATGAAAAAATTGAAGAGGCTGCTGACAGCATCGAGCAGGACCTGCTTCTTCTTGGTGCTACTGCTGTTGAAGATAAGCTCCAGAAAGGG GTACCAGAATGCATTGACAAGCTTGCACACGCGGGAATTAAGATATGGGTGCTTACGGGTGACAAAATGGAGACAGCTATCAATATTGG CTTTGCTTGTAGCCTGCTTAGACAAGGAATGACACAAATAATCATCACATTGGAAGCACCTGACATCATTGCGTTGGAGAAAAATGGAGACAAGTATTCCATTGCAAAG GCATCAAAGCAAAGTGTTATGGATCAGATAGAGGATGGAATAAAACAAGTTCCCACCTCTAGTCAGTCCAGCACAGAATCTTTTGCACTGATAATTGATGGTAAATCATTAACTTATGCTTTGGAAGATGATGTCAAGTTTAAGTTCTTGGATCTTGCTCTCAACTGTGCATCAGTCATATGTTGTCGATCTTCACCGAAGCAGAAGGCATTG GTTACAAGACTAGTTAAGCGTTCAAATAAAGTCACCTTAGCAATTGGTGATGGGGCAAATGATGTTGGCATGCTTCAGGAAGCTGACATAGGGGTTGGCATTAGTGGTGTTGAAGGGATGCAG GCTGTCATGGCAAGTGATATTGCTATTGCCCAATTCCGTTTCCTGGAACGGTTACTTCTGGTGCATGGGCATTGGTGTTACCGACGTATTTCAGTGATG ATATGCTATTTCTTCTACAAGAATGTGACTTTTGGCGTCACCATCTTTCTGTATGAAGCATTTGCATCCTTTTCAGGGAAGCCAGCATATAATGACTGGTTTTTGTCACTGTATAATGTTTTCTTCACCTCCCTTCCTGTCATTGCGTTGGGAGTATTTGATCAGGATGTTTCTTCCCGGTTGTGCCTACAG TATCCAGAGCTATACCAAGAAGGTGTGCAGAATGTACTGTTCAGCTGGCGTCGGATACTTGGCTGGATGCTTAATGGTGTCATCAATGCTGTCTTAATATTCTTCTTCTGCACTACCGCCCTGAAGGATCAGGCGTTTCGTCAGGATGGCCAAGTTGCAGGCTTGGATGCCCTAGGTGCTGTCATGTACACTTGTGTCGTATGGGTTGTGAATTGCCAAATGGCACTCTCGGTGAATTACTTCACCATAATCCAGCACATATTCATATGGGGTAGCATTGCTGTGTGGTACCTGTTCCTCTTGGCTTATGGCGCTGTTGACCCAAAGTACTCCACAACAGCATATATGGTCTTCATTGAACAATTGGCGCCATCACTGTCATATTGGCTGGTGACACTTCTCGTGGTGCTGGCAACACTCATCCCTTACTTCTGCTACGCCGCAATTCAGATCCGCTTCTTCCCAATGttccataacaagattcagtggaAAAGATACCTGGGGAAGGCTGAAGACCCAGAGGTGGCAAGGCAGTTGTCTTCACGACAACAATCATCATCACACCCAAGGATGGTTGGGATCTCTGTTCGTCGTGACGGCAAGGCTATGGAAGTTGACAAAGGAAGCTGA
- the LOC124676717 gene encoding expansin-B2-like, which yields MAGVTTNAVALVALLSMLATSVRSGTTYSSTWLPAKATWYGKPNGAGPDNGGGACNFKNSQKAPFFSMTSCGNQALFKDGAGCGACYQIKCNKNNYPECSNVAKTVVITDINDGPMAKYHFDLSGTAFGAMALPGRNAQLRRAGKISIQFRRVPCNWPGVKITFYILKGANPYYFPVMPEHLNGDGTVVKMEVMRSKDGRPTKIWEPMYRSVGAVWRRDSGNPLKGPLSLRITSDSGKKLIASNVIPAGWKGGNGYTSKVQFY from the exons ATGGCCGGTGTCACCACCAACGCCGTCGCCCTTGTGGCACTCCTCTCCATGCTCGCCACGTCCGTCCGTTCCGGCACCACCTACAGCTCCACCTGGCTCCCCGCCAAGGCCACCTGGTACGGCAAGCCCAACGGCGCCGGGCCCGACAACGGTG GTGGTGCTTGTAACTTCAAGAACAGCCAGAAAGCACCATTCTTCTCCATGACGTCCTGCGGCAACCAGGCTTTGTTCAAGGACGGCGCCGGCTGCGGAGCCTGCTACCAG ATAAAATGCAACAAGAATAACTACCCCGAGTGCTCCAACGTGGCCAAGACGGTCGTCATCACCGATATAAACGACGGCCCCATGGCCAAGTACCACTTCGACCTCAGCGGCACGGCATTCGGCGCCATGGCGCTGCCAGGCCGGAATGCCCAGCTCCGCCGCGCCGGCAAGATCAGCATCCAGTTCAGGAGGGTGCCCTGCAACTGGCCGGGCGTGAAGATCACCTTCTATATCCTCAAGGGTGCCAACCCATACTACTTCCCGGTGATGCCAGAACACCTCAACGGAGACGGGACCGTGGTCAAGATGGAAGTCATGCGGTCCAAGGACGGCCGCCCCACCAAGATCTGGGAACCCATGTACCGCTCCGTGGGCGCCGTCTGGAGGCGCGACTCCGGCAACCCGCTCAAGGGGCCATTGTCCTTGcgcatcaccagcgattccggcaAGAAGCTCATCGCCAGCAATGTTATCCCGGCTGGATGGAAGGGCGGCAACGGATACACGTCCAAAGTTCAGTTCTATTGA